Proteins encoded in a region of the Malaciobacter mytili LMG 24559 genome:
- a CDS encoding HNH endonuclease: protein MKEKSSNNINPNMTEQNDINYYWVNIGKSKKEVEEKKFLWAPAYTYLKDGKTKTINAGWKHVPEVKKGDILFCQFDKKIHFIAIATTNAYKNEKPEDITYENWKKEGYKIEVDLIILETPINRDIFKEEFKLFYNEQCSPKLFTKTEGITQQYLIYLPKGAGALILDYIGDKSIDIYDRVNENKSRKKPDIRQREAIVKARVGQGIFREEVLNLWNNTCPVTKVKNKELLIASHIVSWQLSNDEEKLDKYNGLPLTPNIDKLFDKGFISFSDEGELLIHKSFDKNIIKQLGIDINTKIEGLKSNHKFYLQRHREQYNF from the coding sequence ATGAAAGAAAAATCCTCTAATAATATAAACCCAAATATGACAGAACAAAATGATATTAATTATTATTGGGTAAATATTGGTAAATCAAAAAAAGAAGTTGAAGAAAAAAAATTTTTATGGGCTCCTGCTTATACATATTTAAAAGATGGCAAAACAAAAACAATTAATGCAGGTTGGAAACATGTTCCAGAAGTAAAAAAAGGTGATATATTATTTTGTCAATTTGATAAAAAAATTCACTTTATTGCAATTGCAACAACTAATGCATATAAAAATGAAAAACCTGAAGATATAACTTATGAAAATTGGAAAAAAGAAGGTTATAAAATTGAAGTAGATTTAATTATTTTAGAAACTCCTATAAATAGAGATATTTTTAAAGAAGAATTTAAACTTTTTTACAATGAACAATGTAGTCCAAAACTTTTTACAAAGACAGAAGGTATTACCCAACAATATTTAATATATCTTCCCAAAGGTGCTGGAGCATTAATTCTTGATTATATTGGAGATAAATCAATAGATATTTATGATAGAGTAAATGAAAATAAATCAAGAAAAAAACCAGATATAAGACAAAGAGAAGCTATTGTAAAAGCAAGAGTTGGTCAAGGAATATTTAGAGAAGAAGTACTAAATTTATGGAATAATACTTGTCCTGTTACTAAAGTAAAAAATAAAGAACTTTTAATAGCTTCACATATTGTTTCTTGGCAACTTTCAAATGATGAAGAAAAGCTTGATAAATATAATGGTTTACCTCTTACTCCAAATATAGATAAATTATTTGATAAAGGATTTATCTCTTTTTCGGATGAAGGAGAATTATTAATACATAAATCTTTTGATAAAAATATTATTAAACAATTAGGGATTGATATAAATACAAAAATAGAAGGGTTGAAATCTAATCATAAATTTTATTTACAAAGGCATAGAGAACAATATAACTTCTAG
- the lolA gene encoding LolA-like outer membrane lipoprotein chaperone, translating to MFYRFIFILGLFFSFLNANIFTDIKSFKAQFIQTITNSSSSNIEYKGEVFIKSNGKILWKYKTPVIKNVYINQNFAIVDEPELEQAIFTSLEREINIIKLLNNAKKIDENNYKAKVYNIEYNIFVKNNQISSISYSDELENKVLISFFDIQQNIVIDDMIFKFAAPDYYDIIRK from the coding sequence ATGTTTTATAGGTTTATTTTTATTTTAGGTTTGTTTTTTTCTTTTTTAAATGCAAATATTTTTACAGATATAAAAAGTTTTAAAGCACAATTTATTCAAACAATAACAAATAGTTCTAGTAGTAATATTGAATATAAAGGTGAAGTTTTTATAAAGAGTAATGGTAAGATTTTATGGAAGTATAAAACTCCTGTTATAAAAAATGTATATATTAATCAAAACTTTGCAATAGTTGATGAACCTGAGTTAGAGCAAGCTATCTTTACTTCGCTTGAAAGAGAAATAAATATTATTAAGCTTTTAAATAATGCCAAAAAAATAGATGAAAATAATTATAAAGCAAAGGTTTATAATATAGAATATAATATTTTTGTAAAAAATAATCAAATCTCTTCTATTTCATATAGTGATGAACTTGAAAATAAAGTGCTAATTAGTTTCTTTGATATTCAACAAAATATAGTAATAGATGATATGATTTTTAAATTTGCTGCACCTGATTATTATGATATTATAAGAAAATAA
- the secA gene encoding preprotein translocase subunit SecA, protein MLNVFAKIFGNKNDREVKKYRKRANAITSLESKYEKLSDEELQNCFEELKQAVLNNEKSLNDVLNDSFAITREASKRILGMRHHDVQLIGGMVLHDGRIAEMKTGEGKTLVATLPVILNAMTGKGVHVVTVNDYLAQRDANEMSKLYNFFGYSVGVILGELKDDMLRKEQYICDITYGTNNEFAFDYLRSNMTLDITEKVQREHNFVIVDEVDSILIDEARTPLIISGPTNHKNVNYVKANEIALKLEKGELIEPKSADEKPYSTGDFTVDEKNRTILLTDQGIAKAEELFEVDNLYSLENAMLSHNLDQALKANYLFVKDVDYVVKDNEVIIVDEFTGRLSEGRRFSDGLHQALEAKEGVAIQEESQTLADITFQNYFRMYEKLAGMTGTAQTEATEFAEIYNLDVVSIPTNLAVARIDRNDLIYKSEREKFNAVCTKIKEYHQKGQPVLVGTASIEKSELLHTLLTKEKIPHTVLNAKQHEKEGKIIEKAGEKGAVTIATNMAGRGVDIKLTKETLELGGLAIIGTERHESRRIDNQLRGRSGRQGDVGESQFYLSLEDNLLRIFGSDKIKAIMERLGIEEGEHIESKMVTRAVENAQKKVESMHFESRKHLLEYDDVANEQRKVIYNFRNDLLNPEFDINSKLDENRREYVLNLLSEAEIINGMPSEDYNYDLVIAKLREELNLEISKEDLTSQSFEQLEEKLTTMLKTIYEDKMSIAAPEQKSEIERILYLQILDNAWREHLYSMDTLKTGIGLRGYNQKDPLVEYKKESYNMFIDLIASIKNEIIKVLFTIRLQSSEDAKKEQEAIERMKASMEEINEKIQTNLDENEDKTIERKEKKIARNEPCPCGSGQKYKNCCGKSGPKRGLAAGN, encoded by the coding sequence ATGTTAAATGTATTTGCAAAGATATTTGGTAATAAAAATGATAGAGAAGTAAAAAAATATAGAAAAAGAGCAAATGCTATTACAAGCCTTGAAAGTAAATATGAAAAACTAAGTGATGAAGAGCTTCAAAATTGTTTTGAAGAGTTAAAGCAAGCAGTATTAAATAATGAAAAAAGTTTAAATGATGTGTTAAATGACTCTTTTGCTATTACAAGAGAAGCAAGTAAAAGAATCCTTGGTATGAGACACCATGATGTACAGCTAATAGGTGGTATGGTTTTACATGATGGAAGAATTGCAGAGATGAAAACAGGGGAAGGTAAAACATTAGTTGCAACTTTACCAGTTATTTTAAATGCAATGACAGGAAAAGGTGTACATGTTGTAACAGTAAATGACTACTTAGCACAAAGAGATGCTAATGAAATGAGCAAACTATATAACTTCTTTGGGTATAGCGTTGGGGTTATTTTAGGTGAATTAAAAGATGATATGTTAAGAAAAGAGCAATACATTTGCGATATAACATATGGAACAAATAATGAATTTGCTTTTGATTACTTAAGATCAAATATGACTTTAGATATAACTGAAAAAGTTCAAAGAGAACATAATTTTGTAATCGTAGATGAAGTTGATTCTATTTTAATTGATGAAGCAAGAACTCCACTTATTATTTCAGGACCTACAAATCATAAAAATGTAAATTATGTAAAAGCAAATGAAATTGCTTTAAAACTTGAAAAAGGTGAATTAATTGAGCCTAAATCTGCTGATGAAAAACCATATTCAACAGGTGATTTTACAGTTGATGAAAAAAATAGAACTATTCTACTTACAGACCAAGGAATAGCAAAAGCAGAAGAGTTATTTGAAGTAGATAACCTTTATTCATTAGAAAATGCTATGTTATCTCATAACCTTGACCAAGCATTAAAAGCAAATTATTTATTTGTAAAAGATGTTGATTATGTAGTAAAAGATAATGAAGTAATTATTGTAGATGAATTTACTGGAAGATTAAGTGAAGGTAGAAGGTTTAGTGATGGACTTCACCAAGCCTTAGAAGCAAAAGAAGGTGTTGCAATTCAAGAAGAGTCTCAAACACTTGCAGATATAACATTCCAAAATTACTTTAGAATGTATGAAAAATTAGCAGGTATGACAGGTACAGCACAAACAGAAGCTACAGAGTTTGCAGAGATTTATAATTTAGATGTTGTTTCTATTCCTACAAATCTTGCTGTTGCAAGAATTGATAGAAATGACTTAATTTATAAAAGTGAAAGAGAAAAATTCAACGCAGTTTGTACAAAAATCAAAGAATACCATCAAAAAGGACAACCAGTATTAGTAGGTACTGCTTCTATTGAAAAATCTGAACTTTTACATACTCTTTTAACAAAAGAAAAAATTCCTCACACTGTATTAAATGCAAAACAGCATGAAAAAGAAGGAAAAATTATTGAAAAAGCTGGTGAAAAAGGTGCAGTAACAATTGCTACAAATATGGCAGGTAGAGGTGTTGATATTAAGCTAACAAAGGAAACTTTAGAGCTTGGTGGACTTGCTATTATTGGTACAGAAAGACATGAGAGTAGAAGAATTGACAACCAATTAAGAGGAAGATCAGGAAGACAAGGAGATGTGGGTGAATCACAATTCTATCTTTCATTAGAAGATAACTTACTTAGAATCTTTGGAAGTGATAAAATTAAAGCTATTATGGAAAGACTTGGTATTGAAGAAGGTGAACATATTGAGTCTAAAATGGTTACAAGAGCAGTTGAAAATGCTCAGAAAAAAGTTGAATCAATGCACTTTGAAAGTAGAAAACATCTATTAGAATATGATGATGTTGCAAATGAACAAAGAAAAGTTATCTATAATTTTAGAAATGACTTATTAAATCCTGAATTTGATATTAACTCAAAACTTGATGAAAATAGAAGAGAATATGTATTAAATCTTCTAAGCGAAGCAGAGATTATCAATGGTATGCCAAGTGAAGATTACAACTATGATTTAGTTATTGCTAAATTAAGAGAAGAGTTAAATTTAGAAATTTCAAAAGAAGATTTAACTTCGCAATCTTTTGAACAATTAGAAGAAAAATTAACTACTATGCTAAAAACTATCTATGAAGATAAGATGAGTATAGCAGCACCTGAACAAAAAAGTGAAATTGAAAGAATTTTATACTTACAAATTTTAGATAATGCATGGAGAGAGCATTTATACTCTATGGATACTCTTAAAACTGGTATTGGACTTAGAGGATATAACCAAAAAGACCCATTGGTCGAGTATAAAAAAGAATCATATAATATGTTTATTGATTTAATTGCTTCTATTAAAAATGAAATTATCAAAGTTTTATTTACTATTAGATTACAAAGTTCAGAAGATGCAAAAAAAGAACAAGAAGCAATTGAAAGAATGAAAGCTTCAATGGAAGAGATAAATGAAAAAATTCAAACAAATCTTGATGAAAATGAAGATAAAACTATAGAAAGAAAAGAAAAGAAAATTGCAAGAAATGAACCTTGTCCTTGCGGTTCTGGGCAAAAATATAAAAATTGTTGTGGGAAAAGTGGACCTAAAAGAGGTTTAGCAGCAGGAAACTAA
- a CDS encoding ABC transporter permease has product MNKKLVNFIVKKYLRFDKKNPFISVSAILAFIGVAIGVMVLIISMAIMNGTAKEFESKLFTMNYPLSIYPKYQNSVDKTLLEKLEKNFPNLKFSPYISSQAIIQNGDKMSGAVIFGVIQEKEAEINSIYKEAIEKDKLKKYDLVVGQGIRDELMLFTGDKVTLYFTSLNPSGFSMMPKMKRFTYESAFSSGLHAYDKAYIYTSIEALQTILKKDSNSYDGIHVYSNDAFKDIEFLRKNLIEDGVGIIGWWQQNGNFFAAMEMEKKALFIVLMLIILVASLNIISSLLMTVMSRRKEIALLLSMGASSKEIKSIFLRLGTIIGFSGILVGIALGFSGMWILDTFEVISLPADVYGTSKLPLDLDTLDFISIVIGAAIIVILSSYYPAKKATNIDVIDVLRNE; this is encoded by the coding sequence TTGAATAAAAAGTTAGTAAATTTTATAGTCAAAAAATATTTAAGATTTGACAAAAAAAACCCTTTTATATCAGTAAGTGCCATCTTGGCATTTATTGGTGTTGCTATTGGTGTAATGGTTCTTATAATCTCTATGGCCATTATGAATGGAACAGCAAAAGAGTTTGAAAGTAAACTTTTTACTATGAACTATCCTCTTTCAATCTATCCAAAATATCAAAATAGTGTTGATAAAACCCTATTAGAAAAGCTAGAAAAAAACTTCCCAAATTTAAAATTTTCTCCATATATTTCTTCACAAGCTATAATTCAAAATGGTGATAAAATGAGTGGAGCAGTTATCTTTGGAGTAATTCAAGAAAAAGAAGCAGAAATAAACTCTATTTATAAAGAAGCTATTGAAAAAGACAAACTTAAAAAATATGATTTAGTTGTGGGGCAAGGAATAAGAGATGAACTTATGCTTTTTACAGGAGATAAAGTAACTTTATATTTTACTTCATTAAATCCAAGTGGATTTTCAATGATGCCTAAAATGAAAAGATTTACTTATGAGAGTGCCTTTAGCTCTGGTCTTCATGCATATGATAAAGCTTATATTTATACTTCAATTGAAGCCTTACAAACAATTTTAAAAAAAGATTCAAATAGCTATGATGGAATACATGTATATTCAAATGATGCTTTTAAAGATATAGAATTTTTAAGAAAAAATCTAATTGAAGATGGCGTTGGGATTATTGGTTGGTGGCAACAAAATGGAAACTTTTTTGCAGCAATGGAAATGGAAAAAAAAGCTTTATTTATAGTTTTAATGCTAATTATTCTAGTTGCTTCACTTAATATAATATCTTCACTTTTAATGACAGTTATGAGTAGAAGAAAAGAAATTGCCCTACTTTTATCTATGGGAGCTAGCTCTAAAGAGATAAAGTCTATCTTTTTAAGATTAGGTACTATTATAGGTTTTTCTGGAATTTTAGTAGGTATTGCTTTAGGTTTTTCAGGTATGTGGATACTTGATACTTTTGAGGTTATCTCACTACCTGCAGATGTTTATGGTACTTCAAAACTTCCATTGGATTTAGATACTCTTGATTTTATCTCTATTGTTATTGGTGCAGCAATTATTGTGATTTTATCTTCATATTATCCAGCTAAAAAAGCTACAAATATTGATGTAATTGATGTATTAAGAAATGAATAG
- a CDS encoding YhdP family protein, translated as MYIKFDKKLIVDIKQLKYESKKSQVNNSIEDLKTNIKKLPSLLKYFQEINIDSLKINDNEFTIFFNERHLYLDNKHINLSTKVEVHSQTIKLNLYSLYLKDLKILLNGKFKVNMHKEVANFVGDYAYKDLSGEFNIQADENFIDFYVNTNEVKDIKFVRDFVRLPAEAEKWMYDNVTGKMKLNYFYGKLNTSNFYPVLESFKGNATIEDAKIRFHKNAKVVDTKKLTVDYKDDKLLFSMQEPSYDTTKIYGSSVVINNLTSEAKGEVVVDIKTKSALNRDILDILKAYNITLPLIQTKGTTDSSFTLVVPYLIKKGMKTTGKFLAKDAVFKLQNFEFEAKNADVELKGANVIIKNSYVKHKEMFEGVLNLNINTNSSTAKGDVNLSKVLIQSSSDKIIDTKDIKSDILVDFKNNTVLQFPTLKTNLEIKKDNILISLADLALIYEHSSLLKKLDIKKGNISLDLIDENNITFKAFLDELNFPIEKDLKPIKKLEITGLIKNENLYINGTNYHIILESIKNKSIKLFFKDIDLNIDTKKVDTTSIKQDLILILENSKIKVDKDSYLASKANINLDSNKVEFKGKFSNLELPLFSNNKKVESLDIVGTYTYKNKNLAINTTDKKIALIIKDNSDVSLNLKDYDLLFDTTKQNDISNLKRVILKAKNSNIIINNKYTLLSKEYTFEYSKNLQKFLSLYKDSQITYSKKNEDIVLRANNLNDKLINSLANKELITGGKVVLVASGKDNLLKGKLFLSENNIKGLSILTNLITLINTSPALINPLLAIPSIASMATNKGFVVNGYKVNDGYVDFEYNFDTKYLDMTKIVTVGNGIDFDGKAAIDFDTNLIDAKINLIFFKGYTSVVNSIPVLNYVLLGDNKRVETEVEITGTLDEPKIKSNVAQDSINAPVNVIKRIITSPIKLFE; from the coding sequence TTGTATATTAAATTTGATAAAAAACTTATTGTAGATATAAAACAGCTAAAATACGAGTCTAAAAAATCTCAAGTAAATAACTCAATAGAAGATTTAAAAACAAATATAAAAAAGCTACCTTCACTATTAAAATATTTTCAAGAAATAAATATAGATAGCTTAAAAATAAATGATAATGAATTTACAATCTTTTTTAATGAAAGACATCTTTATTTAGATAATAAGCATATAAATCTTTCAACAAAAGTAGAAGTTCATTCTCAAACGATAAAATTAAATCTATATTCACTATATTTAAAAGATTTAAAAATTCTTTTAAATGGTAAATTTAAAGTTAATATGCATAAAGAAGTTGCTAATTTTGTAGGAGATTATGCTTATAAAGATTTAAGTGGTGAATTTAATATTCAAGCAGATGAAAATTTTATTGATTTTTATGTAAATACAAATGAAGTAAAAGATATAAAATTTGTAAGAGATTTTGTAAGATTGCCAGCTGAAGCAGAAAAGTGGATGTATGATAATGTTACAGGAAAGATGAAACTAAACTATTTTTATGGGAAATTAAATACTTCAAATTTTTATCCAGTATTAGAAAGTTTTAAAGGTAATGCTACAATTGAAGATGCAAAAATAAGATTTCATAAAAATGCAAAAGTTGTAGATACTAAAAAGCTTACAGTTGATTATAAAGATGATAAATTACTTTTTTCTATGCAAGAGCCTTCATATGATACTACTAAAATCTATGGTAGTTCGGTTGTAATAAATAATCTAACAAGTGAAGCAAAAGGTGAAGTGGTTGTAGATATTAAAACAAAAAGTGCATTAAATAGAGATATTTTAGATATTTTAAAAGCATATAATATTACTTTGCCTTTAATTCAAACAAAAGGAACAACAGATTCAAGTTTTACTTTAGTAGTACCATACCTTATAAAAAAAGGTATGAAAACAACAGGAAAGTTTTTAGCAAAAGATGCAGTTTTTAAACTTCAAAACTTTGAGTTTGAAGCCAAAAATGCTGATGTGGAATTAAAAGGTGCAAATGTAATAATTAAAAACTCTTATGTTAAGCATAAAGAGATGTTTGAGGGAGTTTTAAATTTAAATATAAATACAAATAGTTCAACTGCAAAAGGTGATGTAAATTTAAGTAAGGTTCTAATACAAAGCTCTTCTGATAAGATAATTGATACAAAAGATATAAAAAGTGATATTTTAGTAGATTTTAAAAATAATACAGTTTTACAATTTCCTACTTTAAAAACAAACTTAGAGATAAAAAAAGATAATATCTTAATCTCTTTAGCTGATTTAGCTTTGATTTATGAACACTCTTCTTTATTAAAAAAGCTTGATATTAAAAAAGGAAATATAAGCCTAGATTTAATAGATGAAAATAATATTACTTTTAAAGCCTTTTTAGATGAGTTGAATTTTCCAATAGAAAAAGACTTAAAACCAATTAAAAAACTTGAAATTACAGGTCTTATTAAAAATGAAAACTTATATATAAATGGGACTAATTATCATATTATTTTAGAAAGTATTAAAAATAAAAGTATAAAACTTTTTTTTAAAGATATTGATTTAAATATTGATACTAAAAAAGTAGATACTACTTCTATAAAACAAGATTTAATACTAATCCTTGAAAACTCAAAAATAAAAGTTGATAAGGATAGCTATTTAGCTTCAAAAGCTAATATAAATTTAGATTCAAATAAAGTAGAGTTTAAAGGAAAATTCTCCAATTTAGAGTTACCACTTTTTAGTAATAATAAAAAAGTTGAATCTTTAGATATTGTTGGAACTTATACTTATAAAAATAAAAATTTAGCTATTAATACAACTGATAAAAAAATAGCTCTTATTATTAAAGATAATAGTGATGTATCTTTAAATTTAAAAGATTATGATTTATTATTTGATACAACTAAACAAAATGATATATCAAACTTAAAAAGAGTTATTTTAAAAGCTAAAAACTCAAATATTATAATAAATAATAAATATACTTTATTATCTAAAGAGTACACTTTTGAGTATTCTAAAAACTTACAAAAGTTCTTATCTTTATATAAAGATTCTCAAATTACTTATTCTAAAAAGAATGAAGATATTGTTTTAAGAGCAAATAATTTAAATGATAAATTGATAAATAGCTTAGCAAATAAAGAATTAATAACAGGTGGAAAAGTTGTTCTTGTAGCTTCTGGAAAAGATAATCTTTTAAAAGGAAAACTATTTTTAAGTGAAAATAATATTAAAGGTTTATCAATTTTAACAAACCTAATAACTTTAATAAATACTTCACCTGCTTTAATAAATCCACTACTTGCAATACCTTCAATTGCCTCAATGGCAACTAATAAAGGTTTTGTTGTAAATGGTTATAAAGTAAATGATGGATATGTTGATTTTGAATATAACTTTGATACAAAATATTTAGATATGACAAAAATAGTAACAGTTGGAAATGGGATTGATTTTGATGGTAAAGCTGCAATTGATTTTGATACAAATTTAATTGATGCAAAAATAAATCTTATTTTCTTTAAAGGTTATACTAGTGTTGTAAACTCTATACCTGTTTTAAACTATGTACTTTTAGGAGATAATAAAAGAGTAGAAACAGAAGTTGAAATAACTGGAACTTTAGATGAGCCTAAAATTAAATCAAATGTAGCACAAGATTCAATAAATGCTCCTGTTAATGTTATAAAAAGAATTATAACTTCGCCTATTAAACTATTTGAATAG
- the mltG gene encoding endolytic transglycosylase MltG, whose product MPENKKKTNAKTKQTSRVKKTLILFDITELILVLSIIILFYLSLPLSTTRVIFIPKGSTNSIITYLDKSGYELNIIDSIYLRFLGYPQSGWIDIKQNYLTKADFLYKITTSKAALKNITLIPGETAYIFLDDIAQKMNLSRQKLQNIYEKYAYKEDGNILADTYSLPYGMKEDHLLFYLFSNTNKQYEEISKKIFGEYDKKRWYYYITLASVIQKEAANEKEMPIVSSVIHNRLKKGMKLQMDGTLNYGKYSHIKITAQRIREDNTSYNTYKTNGLPDNPVCAVNIAAIKAAIFPAKTDYLYFVKNEKTGLHTFSKTYKEHITNININRIIKKNLNNKTKEKTEEIKKKSESKNSLTSPKNEASVFPDENKKTNSSSIKSLWENVK is encoded by the coding sequence ATGCCAGAAAATAAGAAAAAAACAAATGCAAAAACAAAACAGACAAGTAGAGTAAAAAAAACTTTAATTTTATTTGACATTACTGAACTTATCCTTGTCTTATCTATAATTATACTTTTTTATTTAAGTCTACCCTTAAGTACTACAAGAGTAATTTTTATACCTAAAGGCTCAACTAATAGTATTATAACATATTTAGATAAATCAGGTTATGAATTAAATATTATAGATAGTATATATCTTCGTTTTTTAGGTTATCCTCAAAGTGGATGGATAGATATAAAACAAAACTATTTAACTAAAGCTGATTTTTTATATAAAATTACAACTTCAAAAGCTGCACTTAAAAATATAACATTAATTCCAGGGGAAACTGCTTATATTTTTTTAGATGATATTGCCCAAAAAATGAATCTTTCAAGACAAAAGCTTCAAAATATTTATGAGAAATATGCCTATAAAGAAGATGGTAATATATTAGCAGATACCTATTCTTTACCATATGGTATGAAAGAAGACCATTTACTTTTTTATTTATTTTCAAATACAAATAAACAGTATGAAGAAATCTCAAAAAAAATCTTTGGAGAATATGATAAAAAAAGATGGTATTACTATATTACTTTAGCTTCTGTAATTCAAAAAGAAGCTGCAAATGAAAAAGAGATGCCAATAGTTTCAAGTGTTATTCATAATAGATTAAAAAAAGGTATGAAATTACAAATGGATGGAACATTAAACTATGGAAAATATTCTCATATAAAAATAACAGCTCAAAGGATTAGAGAAGATAATACTTCTTATAATACTTATAAAACTAATGGTTTACCAGACAATCCAGTTTGTGCTGTTAATATTGCTGCTATTAAAGCAGCAATTTTTCCAGCTAAAACAGATTACTTATATTTTGTAAAAAATGAAAAAACAGGGTTACACACTTTTTCAAAAACATATAAAGAACATATTACAAATATCAACATAAATAGAATTATTAAAAAAAATTTAAATAATAAAACAAAAGAAAAAACAGAAGAAATTAAAAAGAAAAGTGAGAGTAAAAATAGCTTAACAAGCCCAAAAAATGAAGCTTCTGTCTTTCCTGATGAAAATAAAAAAACAAATTCTTCTTCTATTAAATCTCTTTGGGAAAATGTTAAATAA